A single region of the Deinococcus radiodurans R1 = ATCC 13939 = DSM 20539 genome encodes:
- a CDS encoding sensor histidine kinase translates to MRTRWPESTGAFVRELFPPPQFPLSDGVVWGVSLSLLVVVVLLDLLTPASFALGTVLSASVAFAALGTSKKTVWQLTALAVLANVVAGFWNGSRDGVGGYHFANRAVSILAVVLVGYLSTRAREASEQAAALKEEEHQLAREKARRQLAEDLGGPLGQAEFVERAAAALQRLTGASSVEIGAVDKAVLTQPYALVLAPDLPAAERPSRLNTRIPLEFLAHPVGAGDVWATEGGNVHLARLRRPTEGDLLLILNSPHSAPGVTSLAVRTLQPLLERTALLDDLRQNRQQLAERGELLRDLVYAFSHDLRTPLLANAMNMKAALRGAYGELPPAYRATLENGLQANETLLDLADQLLSVAKFESGEDEEREPVPLRAVVLSVAGDLRPRAEARNVTVETNLSGVTVLGRKHDLRRAVQNLLDNAIKFSPPGGEVTLFLTGDGDEVTFIVQDSGPGIPAEQQARLFQRFRGAGAGSGSGLGLYLTRRIAEAHGGTVRYRRTARAQSQFVLTLPEAPHA, encoded by the coding sequence ATGAGGACGCGCTGGCCGGAAAGCACAGGAGCATTCGTGCGGGAGCTGTTCCCGCCGCCGCAGTTTCCCCTGAGCGACGGGGTGGTGTGGGGGGTGTCCCTCTCGCTGCTGGTGGTCGTGGTGCTGCTCGACCTCCTGACGCCCGCGTCGTTCGCGCTCGGCACGGTGCTCAGCGCGTCGGTCGCGTTCGCGGCGCTCGGCACGTCGAAAAAGACGGTCTGGCAACTCACCGCGCTGGCGGTGCTGGCGAACGTGGTCGCCGGCTTCTGGAACGGCTCGCGCGACGGCGTGGGGGGCTACCACTTCGCCAACCGCGCCGTGAGCATTCTGGCGGTGGTGCTGGTGGGCTACCTCTCCACCCGCGCCCGCGAAGCCTCCGAGCAGGCGGCGGCGCTCAAGGAAGAGGAGCACCAACTCGCCCGCGAAAAAGCCCGGCGGCAACTCGCCGAGGACCTGGGTGGCCCACTGGGGCAGGCCGAGTTCGTGGAGCGGGCGGCGGCGGCCTTGCAGCGCCTGACCGGGGCGAGCAGCGTGGAAATCGGCGCGGTGGACAAGGCGGTGCTGACGCAGCCCTACGCGCTGGTGCTCGCGCCCGACCTGCCTGCCGCCGAGCGCCCCAGCCGCCTGAACACCCGCATTCCGCTGGAATTTCTGGCGCATCCGGTGGGGGCCGGGGACGTGTGGGCGACCGAGGGCGGCAACGTCCACCTCGCCCGCCTGCGTCGCCCGACCGAGGGCGACTTGCTGCTCATCCTGAACTCGCCGCACAGCGCGCCGGGCGTGACCAGCCTCGCCGTCCGCACCCTGCAACCGCTGCTGGAGCGCACCGCGCTGCTCGACGACCTGCGGCAAAACCGCCAGCAACTCGCCGAGCGCGGTGAACTGCTGCGCGACCTCGTGTACGCTTTCTCGCATGACCTGCGCACGCCGCTGCTGGCGAACGCCATGAACATGAAAGCCGCCCTGAGAGGCGCTTACGGCGAGTTGCCGCCCGCCTACCGCGCCACGCTGGAAAACGGGCTCCAGGCCAACGAAACGCTGCTCGACCTCGCCGACCAGCTCCTGAGCGTCGCCAAGTTCGAGAGCGGCGAGGACGAGGAGCGCGAGCCGGTGCCGCTGCGCGCCGTGGTCCTGAGCGTGGCCGGCGACCTGCGGCCCCGCGCCGAGGCCAGGAACGTCACCGTCGAAACAAATCTCAGCGGCGTGACCGTGCTGGGACGCAAGCACGACCTGCGGCGCGCGGTACAGAACCTGCTCGACAACGCCATCAAGTTCAGCCCGCCGGGCGGGGAAGTCACGCTCTTTCTGACCGGCGACGGCGACGAGGTCACCTTCATCGTGCAAGACAGCGGCCCCGGCATTCCCGCCGAGCAGCAGGCGCGGCTCTTTCAGCGCTTCCGGGGCGCGGGGGCGGGCAGCGGCAGCGGGCTGGGCCTGTACCTCACCCGCCGGATTGCCGAGGCGCACGGCGGCACGGTGCGTTACCGCCGCACGGCGCGGGCGCAGAGCCAGTTCGTGCTGACCCTGCCCGAGGCGCCCCATGCCTGA
- the kdpC gene encoding potassium-transporting ATPase subunit KdpC, with amino-acid sequence MTTPNANLQNSAPLPAERPTPLPRLLLSALLAAVLFMLVCGLAYPLLTTVVAGAAFPNQAGGSLVTRNGQVVGSAVLGQNFTAPRYLHGRPSMTSKTDGSGPEPYNAENSGASNWGPTNAKLQGAVQGRIAAFRQENGLGADVPVPIDAVTASASGLDPDVTLATALLQVNRIAQARGMQPAGVEKVIRAHLKGRDLGLLGEPRVNVLAVNLSLDGQ; translated from the coding sequence ATGACCACCCCTAATGCCAACCTCCAGAACTCCGCCCCCCTCCCTGCCGAGCGCCCCACGCCGCTGCCCCGGCTGCTGCTCAGTGCACTGCTGGCCGCCGTGCTGTTCATGCTGGTGTGCGGCCTGGCCTATCCGCTGCTGACCACCGTGGTCGCGGGCGCCGCTTTCCCCAATCAGGCGGGCGGCAGCCTGGTGACCCGGAACGGCCAGGTGGTCGGCTCGGCGGTGCTGGGCCAGAACTTCACTGCGCCGCGCTACCTGCATGGCCGCCCCTCCATGACGAGCAAGACCGACGGCAGCGGCCCCGAGCCCTACAACGCCGAGAACTCCGGCGCCAGCAACTGGGGCCCCACCAACGCCAAGTTGCAGGGCGCGGTGCAAGGGCGCATCGCCGCCTTCCGCCAGGAAAACGGCCTGGGCGCGGACGTGCCGGTGCCGATAGACGCCGTGACCGCCTCGGCCAGCGGCCTGGACCCCGACGTGACGCTGGCGACGGCACTTTTGCAGGTGAACCGGATTGCTCAGGCGCGGGGCATGCAGCCCGCCGGGGTGGAAAAGGTCATCCGAGCCCACCTGAAAGGCCGTGATCTGGGACTGCTGGGCGAGCCGCGCGTGAATGTGCTGGCGGTGAATTTGAGCCTGGACGGGCAGTAA
- the kdpB gene encoding potassium-transporting ATPase subunit KdpB, whose protein sequence is MTTAPQPKQSIFSPELVRGAVRASFAKLSPRDQARNPVMFVVYLGTALTAYLTVANLVTGKPWGYELAITLLLLLTVLFANFAEGMAEARGKAQAASLRSAREDVKARRLVNGQEELVAGTALERGDLVVVEAGEMIPADGEIVEGLASVDESAITGESAPVIREAGTDHSGVTGGTKVLSDRIVIQITSGAGESFLDRMIALVEGASRQKTPNEIALSILLSGLTLIFLLAVVTLYPFTVYAGAPASAVTLIALLVCLIPTTIGGLLPAIGIAGMDRALQANVIAKSGKAVEVAGDVDVLLLDKTGTITIGNRMATKFHPLPGVTEAELAKAALLSSLADPTPEGKSIVALARQLGVDAPEPAGAEFIEFTAQTRMSGVDFPGTSIRKGAGSRISALAQERGGQLPPELAAITDEVSRQGATPLTVIENDRLLGVVALSDIIKPGIRERFEQLRRMGLRTVMITGDNPLTAEAIAKEAGVDGFLAEATPEDKMEMIKQEQASGKLVAMMGDGTNDAPALAQADVGLAMNSGTQAAKEAGNMVDLDSDPTKLLEVVEIGKGLLITRGALTTFSIANDVAKYFAILPALFVTAYPQLGVLNVMGLHSPTSAVLSAVIFNALIIPVLIPLALRGVPYQPMSAGALLNRNLLVYGGGGILVPFIAIKLIDLLIGGLMS, encoded by the coding sequence ATGACCACGGCCCCTCAGCCCAAACAGAGCATCTTTTCTCCCGAGCTGGTGCGCGGCGCCGTCCGGGCCAGCTTCGCCAAACTCTCGCCGCGCGACCAGGCCCGCAACCCGGTGATGTTCGTGGTCTATCTGGGCACCGCGCTCACCGCTTACCTCACCGTCGCCAACCTGGTCACCGGCAAGCCGTGGGGCTACGAACTGGCCATCACGCTGCTGCTGCTGCTCACGGTGCTGTTTGCCAACTTCGCCGAAGGAATGGCCGAGGCGCGCGGTAAGGCACAGGCGGCGTCGCTGCGCTCGGCGCGTGAGGACGTCAAAGCCCGGCGGCTGGTGAACGGTCAGGAGGAACTGGTCGCGGGCACCGCCCTGGAACGCGGCGATCTGGTCGTCGTGGAAGCGGGCGAGATGATTCCCGCCGACGGCGAAATCGTGGAAGGCCTCGCCAGCGTGGACGAGAGTGCGATTACCGGCGAAAGCGCTCCCGTTATCCGCGAAGCCGGCACCGACCACAGCGGCGTGACCGGCGGCACCAAGGTGCTCTCCGACCGCATCGTCATTCAAATCACCTCCGGCGCGGGCGAAAGCTTCCTCGACCGCATGATCGCGCTGGTGGAGGGAGCGAGCCGCCAGAAGACCCCCAACGAAATCGCCCTGTCTATTCTGCTGTCCGGCCTCACCCTGATTTTCCTGCTGGCGGTGGTCACGCTGTACCCCTTCACGGTGTACGCGGGTGCGCCGGCTTCGGCGGTCACCCTGATCGCGCTGCTGGTCTGCCTGATTCCCACCACCATCGGCGGGCTGCTGCCGGCCATCGGCATCGCCGGGATGGATAGGGCTTTGCAGGCCAACGTGATCGCCAAGAGCGGCAAGGCGGTGGAAGTCGCGGGCGACGTGGACGTGCTGCTGCTCGACAAGACCGGCACCATCACCATCGGCAACCGCATGGCGACGAAGTTTCACCCGCTGCCCGGCGTGACCGAAGCGGAACTGGCCAAAGCCGCCCTGCTGAGCAGCCTCGCTGACCCCACGCCCGAGGGCAAAAGCATCGTCGCACTCGCTCGGCAACTCGGCGTGGACGCGCCCGAACCCGCCGGCGCCGAGTTCATCGAATTCACCGCCCAGACCCGCATGAGCGGCGTGGATTTTCCCGGCACCTCCATCCGCAAGGGCGCGGGCAGCCGCATCTCGGCGCTGGCGCAGGAGCGCGGGGGCCAGCTGCCGCCCGAACTTGCCGCCATCACCGACGAGGTGTCGCGGCAGGGGGCCACGCCGCTCACCGTCATCGAAAACGACCGACTGCTGGGCGTGGTAGCACTCTCCGACATCATCAAACCCGGTATCCGCGAGCGCTTCGAGCAGCTGCGGCGCATGGGCCTGCGTACCGTCATGATTACCGGCGACAACCCGCTGACCGCCGAGGCGATTGCCAAAGAGGCCGGTGTGGACGGCTTTCTGGCAGAGGCCACGCCCGAAGACAAGATGGAGATGATCAAGCAGGAGCAGGCGAGCGGCAAGCTGGTCGCCATGATGGGCGACGGCACCAACGACGCCCCGGCGCTGGCGCAGGCCGACGTGGGCCTCGCCATGAACTCCGGCACCCAGGCCGCCAAGGAAGCCGGCAACATGGTGGATTTGGACAGCGACCCCACCAAGCTGCTGGAAGTGGTGGAAATCGGCAAAGGCCTGCTGATTACCCGCGGCGCCCTGACCACTTTTTCCATCGCCAACGACGTCGCCAAGTACTTCGCCATCTTGCCCGCGCTGTTCGTGACGGCTTACCCGCAACTCGGCGTGCTGAACGTGATGGGCCTGCACTCGCCCACCAGTGCCGTGCTGAGCGCCGTGATTTTCAACGCGCTGATTATCCCGGTGCTGATTCCGCTGGCCCTGCGGGGCGTGCCGTACCAGCCGATGAGCGCTGGAGCCCTGCTCAACCGCAACCTGCTGGTGTACGGCGGCGGCGGCATCCTGGTGCCCTTTATCGCCATCAAATTGATCGATTTGTTGATCGGTGGATTGATGTCATGA
- a CDS encoding Dps family protein — MRHSVKTVVVVSSLLLGTALAGGAGAQSAGNGVPSTNVNTPAPNTGQSTAQNTNTASPLPYNRATTLPAAGTEDLKKSVQALQNTLTELQALQLQTKQAHWNVSGTLWYTLHELLQDHYEGISKFADDVAERQLSVGASSDGRAITIVAASRLPEIPGGFLDDAQVIQFFTYQYETVGQRIHQRVGDVEKVDPTTANLLQEVEHIIEKYQWQMRAFLQNTPTDPNTGFDINNGKPVPLRGR; from the coding sequence ATGCGTCATTCTGTGAAAACTGTTGTGGTCGTTTCCAGCCTGCTCCTCGGTACGGCCCTGGCCGGAGGCGCCGGCGCCCAGTCCGCGGGCAATGGCGTGCCGTCCACCAACGTCAATACGCCCGCCCCCAACACCGGGCAATCCACCGCGCAGAACACCAACACCGCTTCGCCGCTGCCCTACAACCGCGCGACCACGCTGCCGGCGGCGGGCACCGAAGACCTCAAAAAGAGCGTCCAGGCGCTGCAAAACACCTTGACCGAGCTGCAAGCCCTGCAACTCCAGACCAAGCAGGCGCACTGGAACGTGTCGGGCACACTGTGGTACACGCTGCACGAACTGCTGCAAGACCACTACGAGGGCATCAGCAAGTTTGCCGACGACGTGGCCGAGCGTCAACTGTCAGTCGGGGCGTCGAGCGACGGGCGGGCCATCACCATCGTGGCGGCGTCGCGCCTGCCGGAAATTCCGGGCGGCTTCCTCGACGACGCGCAGGTCATCCAGTTCTTCACCTACCAGTACGAAACGGTCGGCCAGCGCATCCACCAGCGCGTCGGCGACGTGGAAAAGGTGGACCCCACCACCGCCAACCTGCTTCAGGAAGTTGAGCACATCATCGAGAAGTACCAGTGGCAGATGCGCGCCTTCTTGCAGAACACGCCGACCGACCCCAACACCGGCTTCGACATCAACAACGGCAAGCCCGTGCCGCTGCGTGGCCGCTGA
- the kdpA gene encoding potassium-transporting ATPase subunit KdpA — MSASLLQFVVLLGVMAALVVPVGNWLYGVATGQKDTALERLTYRVIGINPRERMDWKRYGLAIVVSNLVMLLLAYLLIRLQGALPWNPAGLAAQSPDLAWNTVVSFMTNTNWQAYSGEQSLSYFSQMAVITTFMFTSAATGFAAALAFMRGLAGRDGTNLGNFWVDVTRLIYRVLLPVCFGLALVFVWQGMPQTLGAYANATTLEGAAQRIALGPVASLESIKHVGTNGGGFFSMNAAHPFENPTPLTNALHILSMLLLPSALTYVFGRMLGNLKQGWVIFGGMLVMFVGFLGTVYSFEQAGNPILSKLGAEQAITATQAGGNMEGKEVRFGIAQTSLFATTTTAATTGSVDSMHDSYTGMGGFVPMLQMMLNNVFGGKGVGFINFVQYLVLGVFIAGLMVGRTPEFLGKKIEAKEVKLTMLAVLAHPLSILGFTALACVLPGALNSLNNPGPHGFSEILYAYTSGTANNGSAFAGLSANTFFYNLTIGLSMLMGRYLTLLPMLAVAGMLAAKRRVPAGSGTLPTDTALFGALTVFVILIVGALTFLPALTLGPVADHLQMLRGVVLK; from the coding sequence ATGTCGGCTTCTCTCTTGCAATTCGTGGTGCTGCTGGGCGTCATGGCGGCGCTGGTCGTTCCGGTCGGCAACTGGCTGTATGGCGTAGCCACCGGCCAGAAGGACACCGCCCTGGAACGGCTCACCTACCGCGTCATCGGCATCAACCCCCGCGAACGGATGGACTGGAAGCGCTACGGCCTCGCCATCGTGGTGTCCAACCTGGTGATGCTGCTGCTGGCTTACCTTCTCATTCGGCTGCAAGGGGCGTTGCCCTGGAACCCGGCGGGCCTCGCCGCGCAGTCGCCTGATCTGGCCTGGAACACCGTGGTCAGCTTCATGACCAACACCAACTGGCAGGCCTACAGCGGCGAGCAGAGCCTCTCGTACTTCTCGCAGATGGCCGTCATCACGACCTTCATGTTCACCTCGGCGGCCACCGGCTTTGCGGCGGCGCTGGCGTTCATGCGCGGGCTGGCCGGGCGTGACGGCACCAACCTGGGCAACTTCTGGGTGGACGTGACCCGGCTGATCTACCGGGTACTGCTGCCGGTCTGCTTCGGGCTGGCACTGGTGTTCGTCTGGCAGGGCATGCCGCAGACGCTGGGTGCTTACGCCAACGCCACCACGCTGGAAGGCGCGGCGCAGCGCATCGCCCTGGGGCCGGTCGCCAGCCTCGAAAGCATCAAGCACGTCGGCACCAACGGCGGCGGCTTCTTCTCCATGAACGCCGCGCACCCCTTCGAGAACCCCACGCCGCTCACCAACGCGCTGCACATCCTTTCCATGCTGCTGCTGCCCTCGGCGCTGACCTACGTGTTCGGGCGGATGCTGGGCAACCTGAAACAGGGCTGGGTCATCTTCGGCGGGATGCTGGTGATGTTCGTTGGCTTCCTGGGGACGGTCTACAGCTTCGAGCAGGCCGGCAACCCCATCCTGAGCAAGCTGGGCGCAGAGCAGGCCATCACCGCGACCCAGGCGGGCGGCAACATGGAAGGCAAGGAAGTGCGCTTCGGCATCGCGCAGACCTCGCTGTTCGCTACCACCACCACCGCCGCGACCACCGGCAGCGTGGACTCGATGCACGACTCCTACACCGGCATGGGCGGTTTCGTGCCGATGCTGCAAATGATGCTGAACAACGTCTTCGGCGGCAAGGGCGTGGGCTTTATCAACTTCGTGCAGTACCTGGTGCTGGGCGTGTTCATCGCCGGGCTGATGGTGGGCCGCACTCCCGAATTCCTGGGCAAGAAAATCGAGGCCAAGGAGGTCAAGCTGACCATGCTGGCCGTACTGGCGCACCCGCTGAGCATCCTGGGCTTCACCGCGCTGGCCTGCGTGCTGCCGGGCGCCCTGAACTCGCTGAACAACCCCGGCCCGCACGGCTTTTCCGAAATCCTGTACGCCTACACCTCCGGCACCGCCAACAACGGCAGCGCCTTTGCCGGCCTGAGCGCCAACACCTTCTTCTACAACCTCACCATCGGCCTGAGCATGTTGATGGGCCGCTACCTGACGCTGCTGCCGATGCTGGCGGTCGCGGGGATGCTGGCCGCCAAGCGGCGCGTGCCCGCCGGCTCCGGCACCCTGCCCACCGACACCGCGCTGTTCGGCGCCCTGACCGTGTTCGTGATTCTGATCGTGGGCGCCCTGACCTTCCTGCCCGCGCTGACGCTGGGCCCGGTCGCCGACCACCTCCAGATGCTGCGGGGCGTGGTGCTGAAGTAA
- the radS gene encoding two-component system sensor histidine kinase RadS, translating to MRLLLVEDDPRIALPTVRALEEAGHEAAWEPDGVRGLAAARAGAFDALLLDVMLPGLGGFELARELRAGGAEVPIVFLTARSDLADRVEGLDLGGDAYLVKPFELPELLAVLRAVVRRRAAMCSARIEFAGGQGRLDTSGRQVWWQGELTGLTAREYALLEALTLSRERWFTREELLTKVWGPEFSGDMRVVDVYVSYLRRKLAPEAVQSSRGLGYRVP from the coding sequence GTGCGGCTGCTGCTGGTGGAAGACGACCCCCGCATTGCCCTGCCTACGGTGAGGGCGCTGGAAGAAGCGGGGCACGAGGCGGCGTGGGAGCCCGACGGCGTGCGGGGGCTGGCGGCGGCGCGGGCCGGGGCCTTCGACGCGCTGCTGCTCGACGTGATGCTGCCGGGGCTGGGCGGCTTCGAGCTGGCGCGCGAGCTGCGGGCGGGGGGCGCGGAGGTGCCTATCGTCTTCCTGACCGCGCGCAGCGACCTCGCAGACCGGGTGGAAGGGCTGGACCTCGGCGGCGACGCTTACCTCGTCAAGCCCTTCGAGCTGCCCGAGTTGCTGGCGGTCTTGCGGGCTGTGGTGCGCCGCCGCGCGGCCATGTGCAGCGCCCGTATCGAATTCGCGGGAGGACAGGGCCGCCTCGACACCAGTGGGCGTCAGGTGTGGTGGCAAGGCGAACTGACCGGGCTGACGGCGCGCGAGTACGCCTTGCTTGAAGCGCTTACGCTTTCCAGGGAGCGCTGGTTTACCCGCGAGGAACTGCTCACGAAAGTCTGGGGACCGGAGTTCAGCGGGGACATGCGGGTGGTGGATGTCTACGTGAGCTACCTGCGGCGCAAGCTCGCGCCGGAGGCCGTGCAGAGTTCGCGCGGTCTGGGCTACCGGGTGCCATGA
- the kdpF gene encoding K(+)-transporting ATPase subunit F, with protein MILALALISLALFVYLLYSLLRPEDF; from the coding sequence ATGATTCTCGCCCTCGCTCTGATTTCGCTGGCCCTGTTCGTCTACCTGCTGTACTCGCTGCTGCGCCCGGAGGACTTTTAA
- the radR gene encoding two-component system response regulator RadR, whose translation MTIRTRLALGVALQTAIIVLVVAAVQFLALRSFLVASESQRLEGLMPRLTAELDHRPLTARPPLVITSLPRNVDARVVQGGQVVAVTDEFPALPLTLPAGYAPRAGHQVLVAPLVLRGQPATAQIASDVLGVVDPLRAYLRALAVTVPAAALLVALLSSALAGRLLRPVARLQAAAARLGQGNNLRLPLPGAGRSDELGRLADTLQTSFTQLADVREREEEFTRAAAHDLRSPLAALKVRLQGSLATPRSEAELRENMREALADVDRMQRLTDHLLLLARGTRTVHLRPVDLADLAGEAVDRARETAPDVRLDFETWGDTLIPGDEALLTRLLENLIGNGRRYGQGADMTVRVWGEPDRVRLTVQDAGPGVPAEALPRLTEPFYQVDAARSGEGNGLGLAIVDRIVQLHGGTVLFEATRPRGLCVTVDLPRPQPTKNTTCAASRAREPFRT comes from the coding sequence ATGACCATCCGCACCCGTCTGGCGCTGGGCGTGGCGCTGCAAACGGCCATCATCGTTTTGGTGGTGGCGGCCGTGCAGTTTCTGGCGCTGCGTTCCTTTCTGGTGGCCTCCGAGTCCCAGCGGCTCGAAGGGCTGATGCCGCGACTGACGGCGGAACTCGACCACCGGCCACTGACAGCCAGGCCGCCGCTGGTCATCACCTCTTTGCCGCGCAACGTGGACGCGCGCGTGGTTCAGGGAGGCCAGGTGGTGGCCGTAACCGACGAGTTTCCGGCCCTGCCGCTGACGCTGCCCGCCGGGTACGCGCCGCGCGCCGGGCATCAGGTGCTCGTCGCTCCTCTCGTTCTGCGCGGCCAGCCCGCGACCGCCCAAATCGCCAGCGATGTGCTGGGGGTGGTGGACCCACTGCGCGCCTACCTGCGGGCGCTGGCGGTGACGGTGCCTGCCGCCGCCTTGCTGGTGGCCCTGCTCAGCTCTGCGCTGGCGGGCCGGCTGCTGCGCCCGGTGGCCCGCTTGCAGGCGGCGGCGGCGCGGCTCGGGCAGGGCAACAACCTGCGGCTTCCCCTGCCCGGCGCAGGCCGCAGCGACGAACTGGGACGACTTGCCGATACGTTGCAAACTTCTTTTACGCAACTCGCCGACGTGCGTGAGCGCGAGGAAGAGTTCACCCGCGCCGCCGCCCACGACTTGCGCTCCCCGCTGGCGGCCCTCAAGGTGCGTCTGCAAGGGTCGCTCGCCACGCCGCGCAGCGAGGCGGAACTGCGCGAGAACATGCGTGAAGCCCTGGCCGACGTGGACCGGATGCAGCGCCTCACCGACCATCTGCTGCTGCTCGCGCGCGGCACCCGGACGGTGCATCTGCGGCCCGTGGACCTCGCTGATCTCGCCGGAGAAGCGGTTGACCGCGCGCGCGAGACGGCGCCGGACGTGCGGCTGGACTTCGAGACCTGGGGAGACACGCTCATTCCCGGAGACGAAGCGCTGCTGACCCGGCTGCTCGAAAACCTCATCGGCAACGGCAGGCGCTACGGCCAGGGAGCGGACATGACGGTGCGGGTGTGGGGCGAACCCGACCGCGTGAGGCTGACCGTTCAGGACGCAGGGCCGGGGGTGCCCGCCGAAGCCCTGCCCCGCCTGACCGAGCCCTTTTATCAGGTGGACGCCGCCCGCAGCGGTGAGGGCAACGGTCTGGGGCTCGCCATCGTGGACCGGATTGTGCAGCTACATGGCGGCACCGTCCTGTTCGAGGCGACGCGGCCCCGTGGGTTGTGTGTCACGGTGGACTTGCCGCGCCCCCAGCCCACCAAGAACACGACCTGCGCAGCCTCACGCGCCAGAGAGCCGTTCAGGACCTGA
- a CDS encoding sensor protein KdpD yields the protein MSEPIRLTLPRDSQSPQPERGTHRIFIGMAAGVGKTYRALNELRERLERGEDALVGVLETHGRRETLQAAEGLPVFPRREIVHGNVTLSELDVEGLIARNPFIVLIDELAHTNAPGSPHEKRWQDVEALRDAGIHVLSTMNVQHLESLNDTVARLTGVRVRERVPDFVLHDADELVLIDLPPEDLRERLRAGKIYAPEKVEQALGNFFTLPNLTALREIALRHVAQAVELEVPEGQPAAHEVVVVAMAAEGTAARLIRRGGQLAERLRGELHVVTVRPARLTPEASRMLDTCREITEALGGGFRVLDNVGTVGATLVAYARAVHATQIVMGETSRSRWAELLRGDIIKYVLRGTQGMDVHVISRD from the coding sequence ATGTCCGAACCCATCCGCCTGACCCTCCCCCGCGACTCGCAGTCGCCACAGCCTGAGCGCGGCACCCACCGCATTTTCATCGGCATGGCGGCGGGCGTGGGCAAGACCTACCGCGCCCTGAACGAGCTGCGTGAGCGGCTGGAACGCGGCGAGGACGCGCTGGTCGGCGTGCTGGAAACCCACGGGCGGCGCGAAACCCTGCAGGCCGCCGAGGGCCTGCCCGTTTTTCCCCGGCGCGAGATCGTGCATGGCAACGTGACCCTGAGCGAACTCGACGTGGAGGGCCTGATTGCCCGCAACCCCTTCATCGTCCTGATTGACGAACTGGCCCACACCAACGCGCCCGGCAGCCCGCACGAGAAGCGCTGGCAGGATGTGGAAGCGCTGCGCGACGCCGGCATTCACGTCCTGTCCACCATGAACGTGCAGCACCTCGAATCGCTGAACGACACGGTGGCGCGCCTGACCGGGGTGCGGGTACGCGAGCGGGTGCCGGATTTCGTGCTGCATGACGCCGACGAACTGGTTCTGATTGACCTGCCGCCCGAGGACCTGCGTGAGCGGTTGCGGGCCGGGAAAATCTACGCGCCCGAGAAAGTGGAGCAGGCGCTGGGCAACTTTTTCACTCTGCCCAACCTGACCGCGCTGCGCGAAATTGCGCTGCGGCATGTAGCGCAGGCGGTGGAGCTGGAGGTGCCCGAGGGCCAGCCCGCCGCGCACGAGGTGGTCGTGGTGGCGATGGCGGCGGAGGGCACGGCGGCCCGCCTGATTCGCCGGGGTGGGCAACTCGCCGAGCGCCTGCGCGGTGAGCTGCACGTGGTCACGGTGCGCCCGGCCCGCCTGACGCCCGAGGCCTCGCGGATGCTCGACACCTGCCGCGAAATCACCGAGGCCCTCGGCGGAGGATTCCGGGTGCTGGACAACGTCGGGACGGTGGGCGCCACACTGGTCGCCTACGCCCGCGCCGTTCACGCCACCCAGATCGTGATGGGGGAGACCAGCCGCAGCCGCTGGGCCGAGCTGTTGCGCGGCGACATCATCAAGTACGTGCTGCGCGGGACGCAGGGCATGGACGTTCATGTCATCAGCCGGGATTAG